acagcactccaccaggCGGGCAGGAGGGGTGCgggggtgacaaactgagacactgtctcaaaaaaacagaaaaataaatgtcaatgtATCAGAGTCAAATGTAAGTACCCCTTATGTATGAGATCTTTTTCTGTCAATGTATATTGAAGACTTAAGTACTTTAAGACTTCCtaggcggtgcccgtggctcagtgagtagggtgccggtcccatatactgagggtggcgggttcgaacctggccccggccaaactgcaacaaaaatagccgagctttgtggtgggcacctgtagtcccagctactcaggaggctgaggcaaagagaatagcctaagtccaagaactggaggttgctgtgagctgtaatgtcatggcaccctacggagggtgacaaagtgaaactctgtctctaaaaaaaaaaaacttcctaaaCTTGGGGCGTGGGGGGGGGGCGGAATCATGTAAGTATTGACTGACTGGCAAAGAGtaatgacatttatatttttctgtgttgGACTTTTCTTCTCAGAGCACACCCCCTAAAAGGTGCCTGCAAGAAGAAAGGCCAGTTTTATACTCAATCCTCTTCTGTGCCTTAAGGTAAACACAATAGGACTAGTAATGCCAAAGACTTCCAAAACCAAACTCACATGGACTTAGCTTCATTtgttgcttaaaaacaaaaaggtgcTCAAGGGTACAGTAACTCTGGCTAGTTTAACAACAAAGGACAGATTAGTAAGATAAAGAGGTATTTTATAGGACTTAAATGGATGTACCTGGGTGCCAAAAGTGAACTGGAATCAGAACAACAGTTCACTCTTTTCATCCCATCTTGCTAATTATCTTCTCTTGCTGTGAGCCAGTTTCCTCTTTCCAAATTCATGTTATAAAATAACCACCATCACTAATCCTGAGTGTGTGTCTCCCCCATAACTGGAATACATGTTGGATGGAGAAGTATTTGGTCTAGGCATATGAGCACATGACCCAAGTTGAATAGGTTCACCACTGAGCCAGAGTCATATTCCAATACTTATTTCATATAATCACATGAAGGGAGGAACAGTTTTGAGAAAACCAGCCAGGTGAGTGCAGGGATACAAAACAGTTGATTTCTTAAGCAGAGGGACTGGTAGGGCATTGGGTTGGAAATATGGGTCAGAagctaatgaaagaaaaatcccAAATCTGTATTCTCTGTCCAAACTTATCTCTGATTCAGGTACTGGATCACTGAAACCATTGAAAAGGTTCTCAGTATATCAAAAACATTTCTTTCACATTCTGCTAAAAATGGAAAGCCTATTCAAGGCTACCCATTACCAACTGACCTCAGAATTCCTAACGTACCAGGTAAACCACTGCAGCTCCACAGATTTCTAAGGCATCTTTGAAGTTGGCAAGAATGATCCAGGTCTGGACAGAGGTTGCGTGCATGAACCCAGGATGGAGCAGCCAAAGAGCCAGCGTGTCAGCAAGCCCCATGTTCTCTCCCGCACTTGTGTGGTCCTCATGCCATAGATGATGGGATTTAAGGTGGGTGGGATGACCAGGTACAAGTCCGCTAATAGCACCTGCGTGTGCAAGGGCACTGCGTCCTTCCCAAACCAGGCTACATAGATGGATGCCATGCCAGGCAGATAGTACAGAGCCATGACTCCCACATGGGAGCCACATGTGCTTAATGCTTTCAACTGAGCATTCTTTGAAGAAAGACCAAATACTGCCTTGAGAATCAAGATGTAGGAGGCAGCAATGAAGACCATGTCAGAGCCCACAATGATGGAGGAACCAACCAAACTGTAGAGACTGCTGGGCATGGGGTCAGCACATGCTAACTTGGCCACAGCTATGTGCTCACAGTAGGAGTGGAGAACCACATTGGAGCCACAGAAAGGTAGATGACTCACCATCCAACTCAGTGGTGTCATGGCTGTCATAGCTCTGATGATGACAGTTACACTCATTGCCAGTGTTACTTGGGGTGTGAGAATTCTTTTGTAGTGTAGGGGTTTGCAAATGGCAACATAGCGGTCAGAAGCCATGGCAAGCAGCAGCCCTGACTCCACGGCTGTGGCTACATGGACAAAATACATCTGAGTGAAACAAGCATTAAAGCTGATGGAACTGTCTCCTGAGAAGAAGATGCTCAACATCTTGGGTATCACAGACGAGGCCATAATGATGTCCACGGCAGCCAGAACACATAGAAAGCAATACATGGGCTCTTGTAGAGTGGAATCCATCCAGATTACAGTCATGATGAGGGTGTTTCCTATCAGGGCTATGGTGTACATGGCACCCAGTGAGATAGCCAGCCAGAGATGTGAAGACTGCAATCCTGGAATTCCTGCGAGGAGGAACATGGCAGGGGTGTCCTTTGTGTGGTTGTAGAGTGGCCCCAGCATCTCAAATGAGATAACCTGTTAATACACAAAGTGATGTAAGAGAAGGATGCAGTCCTATAAGATGTGTTCTCAACTGAGGTGTTGGACAAACCAAGGGCATTCTCACATTGGTCCTCAACTTGGAATCATAAAATAGATATCTGATAATGTTATCATGCTTCATCTTCCTTCCTCCACAAAATTATTGACAGTTACTAATTTCTATTCATCATGTATGTATCAGCTCTTGAATTACTTCCTTTAGGAAGTCTTCACTGCCCTTTCCTCTCCCATCCATGCCAAGTCTAGGTTAGGTATCTTCTGAGCTTCCATGGAATCTCCCATAATGATTTCTGAAAGGCTAAAGTAACAATTTTAATACCTACCCATGACTTTATTGTATGCATTGAAGTGTATGTCTCTTGTTCTTGACCTTGGTACCAAGTATGTGTTCCATAGCTATGATGCacatgttcttaaaaaaaaaaaagacatgtctaTTATAGTAAACAGCTCCATGAAAGAATAAGAATATGCTTTTCTCTGTATACTTAGTAGCTAATGCTTAAGATTTCAGGATGAAACAGGAATTTGTTTAGGTCAAACAACATGACATTTTACATCTCAAAAATGGGTACATCCTAGGTAAAAATTGATGCAGCATCCTTGTGGTTGAAGAAATGTATTAATGAGCTCAGAAAAATAAGGCCATTTGAGAACATTGCCACTTCCCACAGGAGATCATAAATTGTAGGGAAATATTTATTACCTGCACATTATCTGAGTTTCAgcctgtaattctttttttttttcttttttaaaaagatttatttttattttttgcagtttttggccaggcctgagcttgaacccgccacctccgacatcaGCCTGTAATTCTTATTGAGCTAGGTTCAATTTTAAATTAGATACCTGTAAATAATTAGGACTACCTTATACATGAACCCAcctcataaattttaaattttataattgacCAATACAGCTAACTCCCTCTTCATGATAAACTACTAGGACATTACAGAAAACAAGGAAGTTTTATCCTTTAGCAAGTAAAgcccaccctttttttttgttttccgaggcagagtctcactatgtcactctcagtagagtactataatgtcacagctcacagcaacctcaaagtcctggtcttaagccattctcttacctcagcctaccaagtagctgggactataggtgccccccacaatgcctggctatttttttgttgtagttgtcattgtttcacAGGCcatgggctgggttcgaacccaccagccctggtatacgtggctggcaccctagccactgaattACAAGCACCAAGCCAAGTAAAGCACTTTTTAATGAACATAGTATGCACCAACACTATGTTAAAAATGCATGTTATTCATaatctgaatatatatatttataaaatatgactAACATTTATTCCACAAGGCAGTGTTATAACTtagattaaatattttatccattggatactttttcttccattcttgaggtaatttgctaagaagaatatgttctagctccatccatgtaaacataaaagaggtaaaatctccatattttttaaggctgcataatattccattgtgtacatataccacaatttattaatccatttgtgggttgatgggcacttgggcttcttccatgacttggcaattattaattgggccgcagtaaacattctggtgcaaatatctttgttataaagtgatttttagtcttctggatatatacctagtagaagaattgcaggatcaaatggcaggtctatttttagatcccaaagtgatctccaaacttctttccaaaaggaacttattagtttgcattcagtactcagccctaatatgaaaccaatttataaacacccacactcccatatgaaagctataacccaactacagcccaagatgaagaggaaagaggaggacgAGAGGAGGTGAAGggagaggataggtggagggagagtaattggtgggaccacacctatggtgcattttacaagggtacatgttaaatctgctaagtgtagaatataaatgtcttaacacaataactaagaaaatgagatgaaggctatgtcaaccagtttgatgaaagtatttcaaattgtatataaaaccaacacattgtaccccgtagTTGCATTATTTTACacagatattatttaatttaaaaaataaatattttattcaagatCACCTAGCAAGTATGTAGTAACTTTAAGGTTAAGTCCAAGGCATTCCAGCTGCAGCTCCCAGGTATCTATACAGCCCAAGATTACTAGTCAAGAAAACAACCATGTATActgatagtaaaaaaaaatgttagggcCTTCACTCGGCCCTATTTGATGAGCCAAGTATTTGTGACAGGATTGCCAAGTGTGATACTGAAACAAACCAACAATAAAATTGAAACCCTAAATTCAAGAAATACTATATGCTACAAAAGATTGAATAAAGTAGTGATATTCACAGCACCATCAGATTATAGGAACCTATACACCCAGTGTATAGTCACTGGGTGAGACATCTTCAGTGACAAATCCCAGAGGAAAAGGGAAAGCTTttgaaagtagaatgatggtgaAGAcggaaaaaagaaattcagcatATGAATGATGGTGAAGACTGAAAAAAATTCAGCATATTCATAAGACTGTTGTGTGCGTTCTTGATGGAGCATTGAGGATTACTGCTTAAAGGGCTAAGGAAAAGCCCAGAAGCCAGAAGGCCTAGTCCCCACCACTTCTAATCCTTCTTCTCCCTGGCTGCCCTGCATCCACCCACCTTCCTTATGTGGGCAGCCTCAGCTGGTGCTCTGGCCCACACCTCTTCTCTCCAGCCCTGGGAACTCTAACCAGACATACTTTTCATGAatttaagaggttttttttttttttttaaatcttcatttaagTTTCTTGATTAGCATTGCTTTGATTTACATACGTTATCAGTCTTTCAAAAACTGGACATTTTCTTTGGTTCCcctttggttttttaaatttttgttcacCTCAACTTATTGATACTGAATGTTTTTTGCTAAGATCACCAGTGATCTTCATCAAGTATCTGTTCCTAATCCAGtgaattcctttaattttttgttttatttaacctCTCCAAAACATTTAACTTTGCTGCAGGTTCCTCATATTTTGGCTAATCCTTTAAAATGCTACATAGTTCCAGTAAAATGCATAAATCTCAGGTGCAAGCCTCAATAAATTTTTATgatgtgaaaaaaatgaatacaccCACATATCCACTACCGAGACCAAGATAGAGAGAAAATTGCTTCTTTGTTGTCGAGGTTTAGTCTTTTCAGTAATCTATGCCAAGATGACCTGTGACATGTTTccatctctgctcttccttctacCTTTAACCTGTAGAGACATTCACACAACAACCTGGAGGATCAATCCCTGAAAGCCAATTTAGACAAATCAACATAGTAACTAATTCATAATGTGGTGATATGTTCATTCTTCTTAAAAGGAGGGGGAATACCTAActcaaattattttcctaaatagAAAAGCACTACTGCATAACATTCATTTGAATTGGTTATTTCTGTTTATAATAACCCTGTGCACCTCCCCTCTTCAACAAAACATGCTGCCAGTTAGCCCTACTGCTTGGTTTCTTTTGCATAAATACTTTGGTCCCTTTGTCTGTTTATCATCCAGAATTTAGACTTACCTTTGATCTTAGCTTTACTCCAAAGCAATCATATGTTTCCAATCTTTCTCCCACTTGCCTAATCCTCATATCATTTCCCAAGGTCTTGATATCCGTATTGCCCACCAGACCTATGCAGCCCTTTAGTGTAGAATTGAGGGCTTATCTCCTCCGTTCTGGAGTGCCCCTGGCCTTGAGACTGCATTAGCCCAAAAATAAATACCCAGGTGAGTTACCCACTTCCCTGGAGATTTTTCTATTTAAGGTTCTCTGTGGGTTGATGCTGGTAGTCCACATTTCTTTTACTCAAAAGACAAGAGATTTGTGTATGACACTTCTGAAGGAGTGGAAAGAATGATGCAAaatcaaagaggaaaaatatagcATCATGGTAATGAGTACTGTTTTCTCCAGGACCACCAATCAGGAGCCCTCTCTTCCCTGTAGATACCCTATGATCCTGCCTTCTCCCTGGACATGCCACCTTGCCTTGGCCTCTGTCCAGCAGCCAAACACTTCAGTAAGTCC
This is a stretch of genomic DNA from Nycticebus coucang isolate mNycCou1 chromosome 14, mNycCou1.pri, whole genome shotgun sequence. It encodes these proteins:
- the LOC128564514 gene encoding olfactory receptor 52I1-like; translation: MLGPLYNHTKDTPAMFLLAGIPGLQSSHLWLAISLGAMYTIALIGNTLIMTVIWMDSTLQEPMYCFLCVLAAVDIIMASSVIPKMLSIFFSGDSSISFNACFTQMYFVHVATAVESGLLLAMASDRYVAICKPLHYKRILTPQVTLAMSVTVIIRAMTAMTPLSWMVSHLPFCGSNVVLHSYCEHIAVAKLACADPMPSSLYSLVGSSIIVGSDMVFIAASYILILKAVFGLSSKNAQLKALSTCGSHVGVMALYYLPGMASIYVAWFGKDAVPLHTQVLLADLYLVIPPTLNPIIYGMRTTQVRERTWGLLTRWLFGCSILGSCTQPLSRPGSFLPTSKMP